GGGTCCCCGCCGCCGCGGCCACGTAGACAAACTGCGGCTGGTTGGTGCAGTCACCAACGGCATAGATGCCAGGGGCGCTGGTTCGCATGTAGTCATCGACAATCACTGCGCCGTTCCTTCCGGTCTCCACGCCGATGGTGTCGAGCCCGAGCGCGTTTGTATTGGGCGCCCGGCCAGTGGCAACCAACAGGCGGTCGGTCTTGAGCGTGCCCCGCTTGGTCGCAAGATGAAATTCATCGCCGATATGATCGACTTGGCTGGCCTCGGTGTATTCCAGCACCTCGATGCCTTCCTCCCGAAAGACTTTGGTCAGGTGTTCCCCGATGGCCGGGTCTTCTCTAAAAAGCGGTGTGTTGCGGGCCAGAATCGTCACCTCGCTGCCCAGACGCGCAAAAGCCTGGGCCAACTCGACGGCTACAACCGACGAACCGATCACGGCCAGGCGCTTCGGGATCGTATCGCTCTCCAGGGCCTCGGTGGAGGTCCAGTAAGGCGTGTCCGCCAGGCCCTGAATGGGCGGGATTGCGGGGCGGGCGCCGGTCGCAATCAGGCAACGATCAAACGTCAGGCGCTGATGGGCGCCGGATTCAGTTTCAATATCCAGTGTGTCTCCGTCGACAAAGCGCGCCTGGCCACGGATCAGGGTGACCGCCTCGTGGGCGTCCAGAATGGACTGGTACTTGGATTGGCGCAGCTCTTCCACCCGTGCCTGCTGCTGGGCGACAAGCGTCTTGCGATTGAATTGTGGTGGAGTGGCGGAGATGCCGTCATCGAAGGGACTGCTTGATCGTACGTGGGCTACATGCGCGGCCTGGATCATGATTTTGGACGGCACGCAGCCTACGTTGACGCAGGTCCCGCCGAGGGTGCCGCGCTCGATCATGGTCACCCGGGCGCCCTCCTCCGCGGCCCGAATGGCTGCGGCAAACGCGCCGCTGCCACTGCCCACAATGGCGACATGCAGCCTGTCGTCCGACGGGGATGGGGTATCGCTATCGCAACACTCCGTCTTGTTCGTGTCATTCATTGCTTTTGCTCTTGAGCGTGGCACTGAACCCCGAATTCTCGACCGCAGCGATCAGCATGTCGACATCGGTGCGCGCCGGGTCGAACACCGCGCGTGCCTGTTTGGTTTCGAAATCCACTTCAGCCTCGTATACGCCGTCGACGCCGCGCAGCGAGCGCCGGACCGTGATCGGGCACGTCGGGCAGGTCATGTCCGGCACCGACAGCACCACTTCGCGCCGCTCAGTCGCGTCTTCGGCAGCGGATGCATGCGCATCCGGCTCGTCACTGCAGCCGGCAAGCAGAAACAAGCCAAGAACTAGCGTGGCCACGATCGCCAGGCGATCGCCAATTGGATTAAATGTCATGAACATGGCTTCATATCTCCTTCGATACGGTTTGAATGCGTTTAGTTGAGGATGGCGCCAAGCAAGTAGGGGGCAACCGCCGACAGCGCGAGCAGGCCGGCAATGACCCAGAACAGCACCCGATAGACTCGCTTTACCGTGGGCACGGCACAGGCCTCGCCATCGGCGCACTCGGTCTGCGGCCGATATAACCGTCGCCAGGCAAAAAACAGGGCGACTGCCGCTGCACCGATAAATAGCCAGCGATAGGGATAGAGCGCGTGCAGGTTGGCCAGCCAGGCCCCACCCAGGCCCAGGGTGACGAGGACAAAGGGGAGGATGCAGCAGGCCGAGGCGACCGCCGCGCCCAGCCCACCCAAGGCTAGAAGTCCCTTGTCGCCGCCGCTGGAACCGGATTCAGCCGAATCGGACTCAATGGAAGTGTCAATGGAGTCTCTCATTTTCTTAAAACTCCTTTAGGTCAATGTTAGTGACGAGCATAGACCCGTACCTTGGTACAGAATCAAGACCTTTCCTCAGCGTAATCGGGATCGTGTTCGGCAGCAGCTTGGGTGCCAGTGGTAATGTATATCCGTACCGAACTACGGGGTTTGGAGCTCCTATGGGCGATAAGACCAAGCAACTCACGATCGGCGCGCTTGCTCAGGAAACCGGGGTCGGCGTCGAAACCGTTCGCTATTACCAGCGCCGCGGTCTGCTTCGCGAACCTGAACGCCCATATGGCCGTATCCGCCGTTATGGGCCGACCGACGTAGCGCGGCTCCACTTCATACGGACAGCAAAGGAACTGGGATTCAGTCTGGATGA
This DNA window, taken from Pseudomonadota bacterium, encodes the following:
- a CDS encoding mercuric transport protein, whose translation is MRDSIDTSIESDSAESGSSGGDKGLLALGGLGAAVASACCILPFVLVTLGLGGAWLANLHALYPYRWLFIGAAAVALFFAWRRLYRPQTECADGEACAVPTVKRVYRVLFWVIAGLLALSAVAPYLLGAILN
- the merA gene encoding mercury(II) reductase, with amino-acid sequence MNDTNKTECCDSDTPSPSDDRLHVAIVGSGSGAFAAAIRAAEEGARVTMIERGTLGGTCVNVGCVPSKIMIQAAHVAHVRSSSPFDDGISATPPQFNRKTLVAQQQARVEELRQSKYQSILDAHEAVTLIRGQARFVDGDTLDIETESGAHQRLTFDRCLIATGARPAIPPIQGLADTPYWTSTEALESDTIPKRLAVIGSSVVAVELAQAFARLGSEVTILARNTPLFREDPAIGEHLTKVFREEGIEVLEYTEASQVDHIGDEFHLATKRGTLKTDRLLVATGRAPNTNALGLDTIGVETGRNGAVIVDDYMRTSAPGIYAVGDCTNQPQFVYVAAAAGTRAAVNMTGGAATLDLRAMPAVVFTEPQVATAGLSEAQAKLKGIEVDTRTLDLQNVPRALVNFDTRGFIKMVAEVGSSRLIGVQAVATNAGELIQSASLAIHQKMTVKELADQLFPYLTMVEGLKLTAQTFTRDVKELSCCAG